One Clupea harengus chromosome 11, Ch_v2.0.2, whole genome shotgun sequence DNA window includes the following coding sequences:
- the LOC122133262 gene encoding serine/threonine-protein kinase pim-3-like isoform X1, which translates to MTMVSELPECSNILKLLEWFEGPDVFVLILERPIPCMDLFDYCLKVQGRLSEQQARDILRQVVLAVKHCRDRGVLHRDIKPENLLVNTENMSVKLIDFGCGDLLSESPFDAFAGTEEFSPPEWVLHGKYEGRQATVWSLGVLLHLLVSGELPFVDEEEIVSGPLRFRRELSWEHLDKKCPQELAWGSIRSTSTKQGQLTSKQYPSEIEEIQQSWLIETLRSFTGSPNLAGFIIQHEKGTLYMEQAAPTISYLVGSSGNLRFLKGNLYVRGFPHLEMI; encoded by the exons ATGACCATGGTCTCCGAGCTGCCAGAGTGCTCCAACATCCTCAAGCTTCTGGAGTGGTTCGAGGGGCCCGACGTCTTCGTCCTCATCCTGGAGCGCCCCATACCCTGCATGGACTTATTTGACTACTGCCTAAAGGTCCAGGGGCGCCTCAGTGAGCAGCAGGCGAGGGACATCTTGCGCCAGGTGGTCCTCGCCGTGAAACACTGCCGTGACCGCGGGGTTTTACATCGCGACATAAAGCCAGAGAACCTTTTGGTCAATACGGAGAACATGTCTGTAAAGCTGATTGACTTTGGCTGCGGGGACCTTTTGAGCGAGAGCCCCTTTGATGCCTTTGCTG GCACGGAGGAGTTTAGCCCACCCGAGTGGGTGTTGCACGGCAAGTACGAGGGCCGCCAGGCCACCGTTTGGTCCCTGGGAGTGCTGCTCCATCTCCTGGTCTCTGGCGAGCTGCCATTTGTGGACGAGGAGGAGATCGTCTCTGGACCTTTGCGGTTCAGGAGGGAACTATCCTGGG AACACCTGGACAAGAAATGTCCACAAGAACTGGCATGGGGGTCTATTAGGTCCACAAGCACAAAACAGGGGCAGCTAACATCTAAACAATACCCTTCAGAAATTGAGGAGATTCAGCAGAGTTGGTTGATTGAGACTTTGAGGTCTTTCACTGGCTCTCCTAACCTGGCTGGGTTTATAATTCAGCATgaaaaaggcaccctgtacatgGAGCAGGCAGCACCTACCATCTCATATCTGGTGGGTTCATCTGGGAACTTACGTTTTTTAAAAGGAAATCTGTATGTAAGAGGATTTCCACACTTAGAAATGATATAA
- the LOC122133262 gene encoding serine/threonine-protein kinase pim-3-like isoform X3 produces MTMVSELPECSNILKLLEWFEGPDVFVLILERPIPCMDLFDYCLKVQGRLSEQQARDILRQVVLAVKHCRDRGVLHRDIKPENLLVNTENMSVKLIDFGCGDLLSESPFDAFAGTEEFSPPEWVLHGKYEGRQATVWSLGVLLHLLVSGELPFVDEEEIVSGPLRFRRELSWGEAAQELSGVTVIAALRFIEITSPKAELQK; encoded by the exons ATGACCATGGTCTCCGAGCTGCCAGAGTGCTCCAACATCCTCAAGCTTCTGGAGTGGTTCGAGGGGCCCGACGTCTTCGTCCTCATCCTGGAGCGCCCCATACCCTGCATGGACTTATTTGACTACTGCCTAAAGGTCCAGGGGCGCCTCAGTGAGCAGCAGGCGAGGGACATCTTGCGCCAGGTGGTCCTCGCCGTGAAACACTGCCGTGACCGCGGGGTTTTACATCGCGACATAAAGCCAGAGAACCTTTTGGTCAATACGGAGAACATGTCTGTAAAGCTGATTGACTTTGGCTGCGGGGACCTTTTGAGCGAGAGCCCCTTTGATGCCTTTGCTG GCACGGAGGAGTTTAGCCCACCCGAGTGGGTGTTGCACGGCAAGTACGAGGGCCGCCAGGCCACCGTTTGGTCCCTGGGAGTGCTGCTCCATCTCCTGGTCTCTGGCGAGCTGCCATTTGTGGACGAGGAGGAGATCGTCTCTGGACCTTTGCGGTTCAGGAGGGAACTATCCTGGGGTGAGGCAGCACAAGAGCTCTCTGGAGTTACGGTCATAGCTGCCCTTAGATTTATAGAGATCACTTCCCCCAAAGCTGAGCTGCAAAAATAA
- the LOC105891956 gene encoding protein rapunzel-like isoform X1 gives MADTDIEILEDRDKLKRSLVKVLECVATISSAAAVVNPIFGVAGALIRVVLHHVDDEEIKTLKREFGSVHRSLDELSHQNRSALLQIKKETLDGQYCRVEENLRNQFRKFMEVVEARHGEHQQRKKDDFEESYANDLGDQNLHTLYEGVMGKPKLFSRPILEVYLKHSQGDRRVMERLCTRLTYLFCIGLIALMGYAAIIGDDEEGLSEEWAEKMENVQERMQDALRRCK, from the coding sequence ATGGCTGACACCGACATCGAGATCCTCGAGGACCGAGACAAACTGAAGAGGAGCCTGGTGAAGGTGCTGGAGTGCGTGGCCACGATCTCGTCCGCGGCCGCCGTGGTGAACCCCATCTTCGGCGTGGCCGGCGCGCTGATCCGCGTGGTGCTGCACCACGTCGACGACGAGGAAATAAAGACGCTGAAGCGCGAGTTCGGCAGCGTGCACCGGTCCCTGGACGAGCTCTCCCACCAGAACCGCAGCGCCCTGCTGCAGATCAAGAAGGAGACGCTGGACGGCCAGTACTGCCGCGTGGAGGAGAACCTCCGCAACCAGTTCCGCAAGTtcatggaggtggtggaggcgCGACACGGTGAGCACCAGCAGCGCAAGAAGGACGACTTCGAGGAGAGCTACGCCAACGACCTGGGCGACCAGAACCTGCACACGCTCTACGAGGGCGTGATGGGCAAGCCCAAGCTCTTCAGCCGACCCATCCTGGAGGTGTATCTAAAGCACTCGCAGGGCGACCGCCGCGTCATGGAGCGTCTGTGCACCCGCCTCACCTACCTCTTCTGCATCGGGCTGATCGCCCTCATGGGCTACGCAGCCATCATCGGCGACGACGAGGAGGGCCTGAGCGAGGAGTGGGCCGAGAAGATGGAGAACGTCCAGGAACGCATGCAGGATGCGCTGAGGCGGTGCAAGTGA
- the LOC105891956 gene encoding protein rapunzel-like isoform X2, with the protein MANKDQIKQTAIKVLGCVEKVSSFASSIDPLFGIVTSLVVVARKGLGQDEVHEMDGEFRQIHEKLESISQKNQQTLRQIRVDEVNETFGKYEEYIKHQYAAFNTMVERVKKDPEQATRFMEDFENIYERDKSDMSLDVYYRGVMGTDTVFGRPLLKVYLDHCEGNRKIMEARCSHIAHLFHIGLMALMAYTAVTEDDEDVVKEKWAQRVSLIQDKMLEILKQCKED; encoded by the coding sequence ATGGCAAACAAGGATCAAATCAAACAGACCGCCATCAAGGTGCTGGGCTGCGTGGAGAAAGTGTCCTCCTTCGCCTCCTCCATCGACCCACTGTTCGGCATCGTCACCTCCTTGGTGGTCGTGGCACGCAAGGGCCTGGGCCAAGATGAGGTTCACGAGATGGACGGAGAGTTCCGGCAGATCCATGAGAAGCTGGAGAGCATTTCGCAGAAGAACCAGCAGACCCTGCGGCAGATCCGCGTCGACGAGGTGAACGAGACGTTCGGCAAATACGAGGAGTACATCAAGCACCAGTACGCTGCCTTCAACACCATGGTGGAACGGGTGAAGAAGGACCCCGAGCAAGCCACGCGCTTCATGGAGGACTTTGAGAACATCTACGAGCGGGACAAGAGCGACATGAGCTTGGATGTGTACTACCGTGGCGTGATGGGGACTGATACAGTGTTTGGCAGGCCTCTACTGAAAGTCTACCTGGACCACTGCGAGGGGAACAGGAAGATTATGGAGGCCAGGTGCTCTCACATAGCCCACCTCTTCCATATCGGCCTCATGGCTCTAATGGCGTACACAGCCGTCACTGAGGATGACGAAGATGTGGTGAAGGAGAAATGGGCTCAGCGAGTGTCTCTCATTCAGGACAAAATGCTGGAGATTTTGAAGCAATGCAAAGAGgactga
- the LOC122133262 gene encoding serine/threonine-protein kinase pim-3-like isoform X2: MTMVSELPECSNILKLLEWFEGPDVFVLILERPIPCMDLFDYCLKVQGRLSEQQARDILRQVVLAVKHCRDRGVLHRDIKPENLLVNTENMSVKLIDFGCGDLLSESPFDAFAGTEEFSPPEWVLHGKYEGRQATVWSLGVLLHLLVSGELPFVDEEEIVSGPLRFRRELSWEHLDKKCPQELAWGSIRSTSTKQGQLTSKQYPSEIEEIQQSWLIETLRSFTGSPNLAGFIIQHEKGTLYMEQAAPTISYLAFSREQSL, from the exons ATGACCATGGTCTCCGAGCTGCCAGAGTGCTCCAACATCCTCAAGCTTCTGGAGTGGTTCGAGGGGCCCGACGTCTTCGTCCTCATCCTGGAGCGCCCCATACCCTGCATGGACTTATTTGACTACTGCCTAAAGGTCCAGGGGCGCCTCAGTGAGCAGCAGGCGAGGGACATCTTGCGCCAGGTGGTCCTCGCCGTGAAACACTGCCGTGACCGCGGGGTTTTACATCGCGACATAAAGCCAGAGAACCTTTTGGTCAATACGGAGAACATGTCTGTAAAGCTGATTGACTTTGGCTGCGGGGACCTTTTGAGCGAGAGCCCCTTTGATGCCTTTGCTG GCACGGAGGAGTTTAGCCCACCCGAGTGGGTGTTGCACGGCAAGTACGAGGGCCGCCAGGCCACCGTTTGGTCCCTGGGAGTGCTGCTCCATCTCCTGGTCTCTGGCGAGCTGCCATTTGTGGACGAGGAGGAGATCGTCTCTGGACCTTTGCGGTTCAGGAGGGAACTATCCTGGG AACACCTGGACAAGAAATGTCCACAAGAACTGGCATGGGGGTCTATTAGGTCCACAAGCACAAAACAGGGGCAGCTAACATCTAAACAATACCCTTCAGAAATTGAGGAGATTCAGCAGAGTTGGTTGATTGAGACTTTGAGGTCTTTCACTGGCTCTCCTAACCTGGCTGGGTTTATAATTCAGCATgaaaaaggcaccctgtacatgGAGCAGGCAGCACCTACCATCTCATATCTG GCCTTCTCCAGGGAACAATCTTTGTAA
- the rpz3 gene encoding rapunzel 3, with protein MPSQLEKVVAQKKEAIEAVMEVLEKGAEVLASTVGELFPLCEAAAPVLRLALDNVQSKEVFYVKEQFLVVRNRLDVISSQLEDIDCEIKKGRVDTQYFSVEENLRNQFRKYVDILEAKPQFCEVKTRLFLEHFTKTGGEKNLCVLYDALMGNNTFGESILEVVERYEARNRRVLEDFCVRMKELFCLGLIALLGHCALSQGEEEEQEKIQEWSAKIQEVETKMKQTIEACVMAFPEQANLDAQKLIKEKETKNLQDVAEQLRDFLARKYDWVSWSVRVINHSGSSYRNWRAGENFHLVNGKNWFDVPQVNDTNLVVSYSCCPQPVPTESIQELLAGPVKRGDAKAVVEALEKQLAGFVVHAVSRHKESCAAWNFPEDCHYWERHKNVSLCVHSE; from the coding sequence ATGCCAAGTCAGCTTGAGAAAGTGGTGGCCCAGAAAAAAGAGGCCATCGAGGCAGTGATGGAGGTGTTGGAGAAAGGGGCAGAGGTGCTAGCCAGCACGGTGGGAGAGCTCTTTCCTCTCTGTGAGGCTGCCGCCCCGGTCCTCCGCCTCGCCCTGGACAACGTGCAGAGCAAAGAGGTTTTTTATGTGAAGGAGCAATTCCTGGTAGTGCGAAACCGGCTTGATGTCATCTCCTCCCAGCTGGAGGACATCGACTGTGAGATTAAGAAGGGCCGTGTGGACACCCAGTACTTCTCCGTTGAGGAGAACCTACGCAACCAGTTCCGCAAATATGTTGATATTCTGGAGGCGAAACCCCAGTTCTGTGAGGTCAAGACAAGGTTATTCTTGGAGCATTTCACcaaaacaggaggagagaagaacctTTGTGTCCTCTACGATGCACTGATGGGCAACAACACATTTGGTGAATCCATCCTGGAGGTTGTGGAGAGGTATGAAGCTCGCAACAGGAGAGTCCTGGAGGACTTCTGTGTGCGGATGAAGGAGCTCTTCTGCCTGGGACTGATCGCGCTGCTGGGCCACTGTGCCCTGAgccaaggagaggaggaagagcaggagaaaaTTCAGGAGTGGAGTGCCAAAATCCAGGAGGTCGAGACCAAAATGAAGCAGACCATTGAGGCATGTGTGATGGCGTTCCCTGAGCAGGCAAACCTAGACGCCCAGAAGTTGATCAAGGAAAAAGAGACCAAAAACCTTCAGGACGTAGCCGAGCAGCTGCGGGACTTCCTGGCACGGAAGTATGACTGGGTCAGCTGGTCCGTCCGCGTGATCAACCACTCCGGCAGCAGCTACCGCAACTGGAGGGCTGGGGAGAACTTCCATCTTGTGAATGGGAAGAACTGGTTTGATGTCCCGCAGGTGAACGACACCAACCTGGTGGTGTCCTACAGCTGCTGTCCCCAGCCAGTTCCCACGGAGAGCATACAGGAGCTACTGGCGGGTCCAGTGAAGAGAGGGGACGCCAAGGCTGTGGTGGAGGCTCTGGAGAAACAGCTGGCTGGGTTTGTGGTCCACGCTGTCAGTCGCCACAAGGAGAGCTGCGCCGCTTGGAACTTTCCGGAAGACTGCCATTACTGGGAGAGGCACAAaaatgtgtctctttgtgttcaCTCAGAGTGA
- the LOC122133260 gene encoding serine/threonine-protein kinase pim-1-like encodes MTLVSQPSASLNILKLLDWFEEPFRYVLVLERPSPCLDLFDFCDKYGGRLTEMQARQIVSQIVEALIQCRDRGVFHRDVKPENVLVNLNDWTVKLIDFGCGDLLKESYYNFSGTRKYFPPEWFSHKRYQASPTTTWSLGVLLFELVCGDLPFEGEEEIIFKQPLFVEGLSKGKGVLKAYI; translated from the exons ATGACTTTGGTCTCTCAGCCTTCAGCGAGCCTTAATATTTTGAAGCTGCTGGACTGGTTTGAAGAGCCCTTCCGATACGTCCTGGTCTTGGAGCGCCCCAGCCCCTGTTTAGACCTGTTCGATTTCTGTGACAAATATGGTGGTCGGCTAACCGAGATGCAGGCCAGACAGATCGTGAGTCAAATTGTTGAGGCACTGATTCAATGTCGTGACCGTGGCGTTTTTCACCGTGATGTGAAACCTGAGAATGTCCTCGTCAACCTTAATGACTGGACGGTTAAATTGATCGACTTCGGTTGTGGGGATCTCCTCAAAGAGTCCTATTATAACTTTTCTG GCACAAGGAAATACTTCCCACCTGAGTGGTTTTCGCACAAGAGATACCAGGCCTCACCAACCACAACATGGTCTCTAGGAGTACTGCTTTTCGAACTGGTCTGTGGTGACCTGCCATTTGAAGGCGAAGAAGAAATCATCTTCAAACAGCCACTGTTTGTAGAGGGTCTGTCCAAAGGTAAGGGAGTGTTGAAAGCATACATCTGA